From a single Pseudorasbora parva isolate DD20220531a chromosome 17, ASM2467924v1, whole genome shotgun sequence genomic region:
- the LOC137045692 gene encoding interferon alpha-inducible protein 27-like protein 2A has protein sequence MGLLTFALAGAGAAGTVAAAPLVLTAVGFTGAGIAASSCAAWMMSTAAVANGGGVAAGSAVAVLQAAGTAGIPVVGQAAVGATGAAVGTILGLLI, from the exons ATGGGACTGT TAACATTCGCCCTAGCCGGTGCTGGAGCAG ccgGTACAGTCGCTGCTGCTCCTCTAGTTCTGACGGCGGTGGGCTTCACCGGAGCCGGGATCGCCGCGAGCTCTTGTGCGGCATGGATGATGAGCACCGCCGCGGTGGCGAACGGAGGAGGAGTCGCTGCCGGCTCCGCGGTCGCGGTCCTTCAAGCCGCTG GTACAGCTGGGATCCCAGTTGTGGGTCAGGCGGCTGTGGGCGCTACAGGGGCCGCTGTGGGGACAATCCTGGGCCTCCTCATCTGA
- the lgi1a gene encoding leucine-rich glioma-inactivated protein 1a, whose amino-acid sequence MMAFRRTVLFCSLCLLMLVHGSRRRHARCPAPCTCSKDNALCANTGSIPRGFPQDVIALSFVKSGFNEIPKESFIHTPALHLLLFTANVFDSINEDAFLGLPHLEYLFIENNQIKSISPFAFRGLKSLIHLSLAYNNLETLPKDLFKGMEALTKVDLRGNLFSCDCNLKWLVDWMFHTNATVDEIYCNGPDAYQGKKINDLEAQSFDCITTDFPLLKSLDFQSISAEAFAFGGDQFVVFAQPFIGRCSFMEWDHVQMEFRNFDNITSTSSVICKPLVIDSQLFIIVAQLFGGSHIFKRDVSANKFIKIQDIDILKIRKPNDVEIFHVDGESFFIIADSSKAGSTTIYKWNGNGFYSHQSLHPWHRDTDVEYLDISGKPHLILSSSSQRPVIYQWSKSTKQFERRTDIPEMEDVYAVKHFTVKTELYICLTRFIGDSKVMKWDGSMFSEIQTMASRGSMVFQPFSIANWQYAILGNDYAFTRVYRWDAKKRQFIHFQELNIQAPRAFSLVFIDNREFLLGSSFKGQTRIYEHLVLDLSS is encoded by the exons ATGATGGCTTTCAGACGGACTGTGCTCTTCTGCTCGTTGTGTTTACTGATGCTCGTGCACGGCAGCAGGCGGAGGCACGCGCGCTGTCCCGCTCCATGTACATGCAGTAAAGATAACGCCTTATGTGCCAATACCGGATCAATACCGAGGGGCTTCCCGCAAGATGTCATCGCACT ATCGTTCGTCAAGTCGGGCTTTAATGAAATCCCTAAGGAGAGTTTCATTCACACACCAGCCCTCCATCTGCT TCTTTTCACAGCAAACGTCTTTGATTCTATAAATGAAGATGCCTTTCTTGGTCTTCCTCATCTGGAGTATCT gTTCATTGAAAATAACCAAATCAAGTCCATATCGCCTTTCGCCTTTAGAGGACTCAAGTCCTTAATACACCT AAGTCTGGCGTACAATAATTTGGAGACGCTACCAAAAGATCTTTTCAAAGGGATGGAAGCTTTGACTAAAGT GGATCTGAGAGGAAATCTTTTCAGCTGCGACTGTAATTTAAAGTGGTTAGTCGACTGGATGTTTCATACAAATGCAACTGTGGATGAGATCTACTGCAATGGGCCTGATGCTTACCAGGGCAAGAAAATCAATGACCTGGAGGCGCAGTCATTCGATTGCATAACAACAG ATTTTCCGCTGTTGAAGTCTCTTGATTTTCAGTCCATTTCAGCCGAAGCTTTTGCATTTGGTGGCGATCAGTTTGTCGTATTCGCCCAGCCATTCATCGGCAGGTGTAGTTTCATGGAATGGGATCACGTGCAAATGGAGTTCCGAAACTTTGATAACATCACAA GTACTTCTTCAGTCATCTGCAAACCTCTAGTCATTGACAGTCAACTCTTCATTATAGTAGCACAACTGTTCGGCGGCTCGCACATCTTCAAGAGAGACGTCTCGGCGAACAAATTCATCAAAATCCAAGACATCGACATTTTGAAAATACGAAAGCCGAATGACGTGGAAATCTTCCACGTTGATGGAGAGTCTTTCTTCATCATTGCCGATAGCTCCAAAGCTGGCTCCACAACCATTTATAAATGGAATGGCAATGGCTTCTACTCCCATCAGTCCTTGCACCCATGGCATCGGGATACGGACGTGGAATATTTGGACATTTCTGGAAAGCCTCATTTGATCTTGTCCAGCAGCTCTCAACGGCCGGTCATTTACCAATGGAGCAAGAGTACCAAGCAGTTTGAGCGGCGTACCGATATCCCAGAGATGGAAGACGTGTACGCGGTCAAACACTTCACAGTGAAGACcgagctctacatatgtctgacCCGCTTCATTGGCGACTCCAAGGTGATGAAATGGGACGGCAGCATGTTCAGTGAGATCCAGACCATGGCTTCCCGTGGCTCAATGGTCTTCCAGCCGTTCTCCATAGCCAACTGGCAGTACGCCATCCTGGGCAACGATTACGCCTTCACTCGGGTCTATCGATGGGACGCAAAGAAGAGACAATTCATTCACTTCCAGGAGCTGAACATTCAGGCACCCAGGGCCTTTTCTCTGGTGTTTATTGATAACAGGGAATTCCTTCTTGGCTCTAGTTTTAAGGGGCAAACACGGATATATGAACACCTGGTCCTTGACTTGAGCAGCTGA